The genomic segment ATACATAGCCATGATATAACCAGACATTTGCCATACAGCGGCAAGAATTACAGGGATTAGAGCTAAATTAAACTTACCAATGGAATCAGTACTTGTAAACCACATCCATTGTAAGTTATTTAAACCAAGTTTTTCAAATAAAAGGTTTAAACCTTGAGGATCAGAAGGGATATTTCCAGGTGCAAAAATCCAACTCATAACAGTACCAGTTATAACAAAAGAAATAGCCATTGGAAAAAGAAAGAGGTTTTGGAAAAATCTCGATCCCTTTAAACCTTTATCTAAAAGATTTGCAAGGATTAAACCAAGTATAATACAAAAAGAAATAAAAAATAAGGTAAAGAATAAAGTATTCCATAAATCTGTTTGAAATCTGGAATCAGAAAAAATTCTTTCAAAATTTCTGAATCCAACAAATTTAAAATCATTTCTAACAAGAGCTGAAAAAGAATTGAAATTAGAAAATGAATTTTTAATGGTCAAAAATATGAAATAATAAACGAATATACCGATTAGAGCTAATGAAGGTAATATGATGAAAAATCCAACTTTACCTTTTTTATTTTTAATAGCCATATTATTTATTCACCTCCGTATTATAATGAAAGCCAGTTTCAAAAGAAACTGGCTTAAAGTTTGGAGTTAGTCAGTTATTA from the Oceanotoga teriensis genome contains:
- a CDS encoding carbohydrate ABC transporter permease; this encodes MAIKNKKGKVGFFIILPSLALIGIFVYYFIFLTIKNSFSNFNSFSALVRNDFKFVGFRNFERIFSDSRFQTDLWNTLFFTLFFISFCIILGLILANLLDKGLKGSRFFQNLFLFPMAISFVITGTVMSWIFAPGNIPSDPQGLNLLFEKLGLNNLQWMWFTSTDSIGKFNLALIPVILAAVWQMSGYIMAMYLAGLRAIPTDVLEAARVDGASNSKIFWSIKMPLLKPITLSAMIVLGHVSLKIFDLIYAMTGSGPKNVTDMPAVYMFELTFRSNKYAMGSAISIIMLLMVAVIIIPYLYSSFRKESSL